Proteins co-encoded in one Hemibagrus wyckioides isolate EC202008001 linkage group LG26, SWU_Hwy_1.0, whole genome shotgun sequence genomic window:
- the LOC131346932 gene encoding B-cell receptor CD22-like isoform X1, producing MMSLKTSSLLCLIFLLRITAALGTEWSVKYSQENLCALKGSTVIMNVTYTHPTRLTVKDRFWLINPVKGIKPTDLCNEPGYSGRVQYLTDGQNHFSLRLSDVKKTDEHMYYFRITTNEEKEKFMGYPGVTLNVTDPPKNVSVSISPSGEIVEGSSVTLTCSSDANPPAQNYTWYKVKESSPVGSGQSYRAGQSGQYYCEAQNEHGSDRSAAVSITFNDVSVMVYVAVGLGLFGLAALLSALFWLRSRRQKKKADEDEGENQNTGQSAQNDTYANLEFSQISLPSPPADTPTSSDYENIATLRSMMNKMNLDRMYKYRDLH from the exons ATGATGTCCCTAAAAACATCTTCTCTGCTTTGTCTGATCTTTCTCCTGAGGATCACAG CAGCTCTGGGGACTGAATGGAGTGTGAAATACAGCCAAGAAAATCTCTGTGCTTTAAAAGGATCTACAGTGATTATGAAcgtcacttacacacacccaacacGTCTTACAGTGAAAGACAGGTTTTGGTTAATAAACCCAGTTAAGGGTATAAAGCCGACTGATCTGTGTAATGAACCAGGTTACTCAGGTAGAGTGCAGTATTTAACAGATGGACAGAATCACTTCTCCCTCAGACTGAGTGATGTGAAGAAAACAGATGAACACATGTACTACTTCAGAATCACAACaaatgaagagaaagaaaaattcaTGGGTTATCCTGGAGTTACACTCAATGTTACag ATCCTCCAAAGAATGTCTCAGTGTCCATCAGTCCCTCTGGTGAGATAGTGGAGGGCagttcagtgactctgacctgCAGCAGTGATGCTAACCCACCTGCACAGAACTACACCTGGTATAAGGTGAAAGAATCATCACCTGTAGGATCTGGACAGAGTTACAGAGCTGGACAGAGTGGACAGTACTACTGCGAGGCTCAGAATGAACACGGCTCTGACAGATCAGCTGCAGTGTCCATCACTTTTaatg ATGTTtctgtgatggtgtatgttgcTGTTGGACTTGGACTTTTTGGGCTTGCAGCTCTTCTCTCTGCACTCTTCTGGCTGAG AAGCAGGAGACAGAAGAAGAAggcagatgaagatgaaggtgagaATCAG AACACTGGGCAGAGTGCCCAAAATGACACATACGCAAATCTCGAGTTTTCACAGATTTCTCTTCCCAGTCCTCCTGCTGACACGCCCACATCCTCTGACTATGAGAATATTGCA ACTTTGAGGAGcatgatgaataaaatgaacCTTGACAGAATGTATAAATACAGAGATCTTCACTGA
- the LOC131346893 gene encoding B-cell receptor CD22-like isoform X3 — MMSLKTSSLLCLIFLLRITAALGTEWSVKYSQRNLCALKGSTVFMNGTYTHPTRLTVKGFWLINPVKGIEPTDLCNEPGYSGRVQYLTDGQNHFSLRLSDVKKTDEHMYCFRIRTDTEKDKYTGYPGVTLNVTDHLDVQITPAEVTEGQSAVLTCKTTCSLTDPTFIWYKNSHHLTTKTSKRNEVRLQSVSSEDAGSYSCAVRGYEHHSPAQTLRVRYPPKNVSVSISPSGEIVEGSLVTLTCSSDANPPVKTYTWYKQATSVGTEKTYTISNISSEDTGEYKCRCSNEIGHQESNSVSLNVLYPPKNVSVSISPSGEIVEGSSVTLTCSSDANPPVKTYTWFKGNSSIRTGNTYRINRIRSEDSGDYTCRAENKHGDQSSTAVSLNVLYPPKNVSVSISPSGEIVEGSSVTLTCSSDANPPVQNYTWYKVNESSPVGSGQSYRAVPSGQYYCEAQNKHGSERSAAVTVTLKGSQSVGVYAGLGVVLFVCICLTVTFLCIRRKKITGSRADQSLKQDNLYANIANPTNTVSDSASAHQDEVLYASVVHQRAVDPRKAESSAVKASASEDGEVQYASVRFKRTTTADYRPSNVEDPTVIYSRVK; from the exons ATGATGTCCCTAAAAACATCTTCTCTGCTTTGTCTGATCTTTCTCCTCAGGATCACAG CAGCTCTGGGGACTGAATGGAGTGTGAAATACAGCCAACGAAATCTCTGTGCTTTAAAAGGATCTACAGTGTTTATGAAcggcacttacacacacccaacacGTCTTACAGTGAAAGGGTTTTGGTTAATAAACCCAGTTAAGGGTATAGAGCCGACTGATCTGTGTAATGAACCAGGTTACTCAGGTAGAGTGCAGTATTTAACAGATGGACAGAATCACTTCTCCCTCAGACTGAGTGATGTGAAGAAAACAGATGAACACATGTACTGCTTCAGAATCAGAACAGACACAGAAAAAGATAAATACACTGGTTATCCTGGAGTTACACTCAATGTTACAG ATCATCTTGATGTTCAGATCACTCCTGCAGAAGTGACAGAGGGACAATCAGCCGTTCTGACCTGTAAAACCACCTGCAGTCTGACTGATCCAACATTCATCTGGTACAAAAACAGCCATCATTTAACCACAAAGACCAGCAAGAGAAATGAAGTCCGTCTGCAGTCAGTCAGCAGTGAGGATGCAGGCAGTTATAGCTGTGCTGTAAGAGGATATGAACATCACTCTCCTGCTCAAACCCTCAGAGTCAGAT ATCCTCCAAAGAATGTCTCAGTGTCCATCAGTCCCTCTGGTGAGATTGTGGAGGGCAGTTTAGTGACTCTGACCTGCAGCAGTGATGCTAACCCACCTGTGAAGACCTACACCTGGTATAAGCAGGCGACATCAGTAGGAACAGAAAAGACCTACACCATCTCCAACATCAGCTCTGAGGACACTGGAGAGTATAAGTGCAGGTGCAGTAATGAAATCGGACATCAGGAATCCAACAGTGTGTCTCTAAATGTTCTGT ATCCTCCAAAGAATGTCTCAGTGTCCATCAGTCCCTCTGGTGAGATAGTGGAGGGCagttcagtgactctgacctgCAGCAGTGATGCTAACCCACCTGTGAAGACCTACACCTGGTTTAAGGGAAATTCCTCTATAAGAACAGGAAACACCTACAGAATAAACAGGATCAGATCTGAGGACAGTGGAGATTACACATGCAGGGCTGAGAATAAACACGGAGATCAGTCATCTACTGCTGTGTCTCTGAATGTCCTGT ATCCTCCAAAGAATGTCTCAGTGTCCATCAGTCCCTCTGGTGAGATAGTGGAGGGCagttcagtgactctgacctgCAGCAGTGATGCTAACCCACCTGTACAGAACTACACCTGGTATAAGGTGAATGAAAGCTCACCTGTAGGATCTGGACAGAGTTACAGAGCTGTACCGAGTGGACAGTACTACTGCGAGGCTCAGAATAAACACGGCTCTGAGAGATCAGCTGCAGTAACTGTCACTTTAAaag GGTCCCAGAGCGTAGGTGTATATGCAGGTCTTGgtgttgttctgtttgtgtgcATTTGTCTGACTGTCACCTTCTTGTGTATAAG GAGAAAGAAAATTACTGGCTCAAGAGCAGACCAAAGTTTAAAACAG GATAATCTTTATGCCAACATAGCAAATCCAACCAACACTGTATCTGATTCAGCCTCAGCCCATCAGGATGAAGTTCTGTATGCCAGTGTTGTACACCAGAGGGCAGTTGATCCCAGGAAAGCTGAGAGTTCTGCTGTGAAAGCTTCTGCCTCTGAGGACGGGGAGGTTCAGTACGCTAGTGTTAGATTTAAACGCACCACTACTGCTGACTACAG gCCTTCCAATGTTGAGGATCCCACTGTAATCTACAGCAGAGTGAAATAA
- the LOC131346893 gene encoding B-cell receptor CD22-like isoform X1 — MMSLKTSSLLCLIFLLRITAALGTEWSVKYSQRNLCALKGSTVFMNGTYTHPTRLTVKGFWLINPVKGIEPTDLCNEPGYSGRVQYLTDGQNHFSLRLSDVKKTDEHMYCFRIRTDTEKDKYTGYPGVTLNVTDHLDVQITPAEVTEGQSAVLTCKTTCSLTDPTFIWYKNSHHLTTKTSKRNEVRLQSVSSEDAGSYSCAVRGYEHHSPAQTLRVRYNPKNISVSISPSGEIVEGSSVTLTCNSDANPPVKTYTWYKQATSVGNEKTYTISKISSMDTGEYKCKCSNEVGHQESNSVTLNVLYPPKNVSVSISPSGEIVEGSLVTLTCSSDANPPVKTYTWYKQATSVGTEKTYTISNISSEDTGEYKCRCSNEIGHQESNSVSLNVLYPPKNVSVSISPSGEIVEGSSVTLTCSSDANPPVKTYTWFKGNSSIRTGNTYRINRIRSEDSGDYTCRAENKHGDQSSTAVSLNVLYPPKNVSVSISPSGEIVEGSSVTLTCSSDANPPVQNYTWYKVNESSPVGSGQSYRAVPSGQYYCEAQNKHGSERSAAVTVTLKGSQSVGVYAGLGVVLFVCICLTVTFLCIRRKKITGSRADQSLKQDNLYANIANPTNTVSDSASAHQDEVLYASVVHQRAVDPRKAESSAVKASASEDGEVQYASVRFKRTTTADYRPSNVEDPTVIYSRVK, encoded by the exons ATGATGTCCCTAAAAACATCTTCTCTGCTTTGTCTGATCTTTCTCCTCAGGATCACAG CAGCTCTGGGGACTGAATGGAGTGTGAAATACAGCCAACGAAATCTCTGTGCTTTAAAAGGATCTACAGTGTTTATGAAcggcacttacacacacccaacacGTCTTACAGTGAAAGGGTTTTGGTTAATAAACCCAGTTAAGGGTATAGAGCCGACTGATCTGTGTAATGAACCAGGTTACTCAGGTAGAGTGCAGTATTTAACAGATGGACAGAATCACTTCTCCCTCAGACTGAGTGATGTGAAGAAAACAGATGAACACATGTACTGCTTCAGAATCAGAACAGACACAGAAAAAGATAAATACACTGGTTATCCTGGAGTTACACTCAATGTTACAG ATCATCTTGATGTTCAGATCACTCCTGCAGAAGTGACAGAGGGACAATCAGCCGTTCTGACCTGTAAAACCACCTGCAGTCTGACTGATCCAACATTCATCTGGTACAAAAACAGCCATCATTTAACCACAAAGACCAGCAAGAGAAATGAAGTCCGTCTGCAGTCAGTCAGCAGTGAGGATGCAGGCAGTTATAGCTGTGCTGTAAGAGGATATGAACATCACTCTCCTGCTCAAACCCTCAGAGTCAGAT ATAATCCTAAGAACATCTCAGTGTCCATCAGTCCCTCTGGTGAGATAGTGGAGGGCagttcagtgactctgacctgCAACAGTGATGCTAACCCACCTGTGAAGACCTACACCTGGTATAAGCAGGCGACATCGGTAGGAAATGAAAAGACCTACACCATCTCCAAGATCAGCTCCATGGACACTGGAGAGTACAAGTGCAAGTGCAGTAATGAAGTCGGACATCAGGAGTCCAACAGTGTAACTCTGAATGTTCTCT ATCCTCCAAAGAATGTCTCAGTGTCCATCAGTCCCTCTGGTGAGATTGTGGAGGGCAGTTTAGTGACTCTGACCTGCAGCAGTGATGCTAACCCACCTGTGAAGACCTACACCTGGTATAAGCAGGCGACATCAGTAGGAACAGAAAAGACCTACACCATCTCCAACATCAGCTCTGAGGACACTGGAGAGTATAAGTGCAGGTGCAGTAATGAAATCGGACATCAGGAATCCAACAGTGTGTCTCTAAATGTTCTGT ATCCTCCAAAGAATGTCTCAGTGTCCATCAGTCCCTCTGGTGAGATAGTGGAGGGCagttcagtgactctgacctgCAGCAGTGATGCTAACCCACCTGTGAAGACCTACACCTGGTTTAAGGGAAATTCCTCTATAAGAACAGGAAACACCTACAGAATAAACAGGATCAGATCTGAGGACAGTGGAGATTACACATGCAGGGCTGAGAATAAACACGGAGATCAGTCATCTACTGCTGTGTCTCTGAATGTCCTGT ATCCTCCAAAGAATGTCTCAGTGTCCATCAGTCCCTCTGGTGAGATAGTGGAGGGCagttcagtgactctgacctgCAGCAGTGATGCTAACCCACCTGTACAGAACTACACCTGGTATAAGGTGAATGAAAGCTCACCTGTAGGATCTGGACAGAGTTACAGAGCTGTACCGAGTGGACAGTACTACTGCGAGGCTCAGAATAAACACGGCTCTGAGAGATCAGCTGCAGTAACTGTCACTTTAAaag GGTCCCAGAGCGTAGGTGTATATGCAGGTCTTGgtgttgttctgtttgtgtgcATTTGTCTGACTGTCACCTTCTTGTGTATAAG GAGAAAGAAAATTACTGGCTCAAGAGCAGACCAAAGTTTAAAACAG GATAATCTTTATGCCAACATAGCAAATCCAACCAACACTGTATCTGATTCAGCCTCAGCCCATCAGGATGAAGTTCTGTATGCCAGTGTTGTACACCAGAGGGCAGTTGATCCCAGGAAAGCTGAGAGTTCTGCTGTGAAAGCTTCTGCCTCTGAGGACGGGGAGGTTCAGTACGCTAGTGTTAGATTTAAACGCACCACTACTGCTGACTACAG gCCTTCCAATGTTGAGGATCCCACTGTAATCTACAGCAGAGTGAAATAA
- the LOC131346932 gene encoding junctional adhesion molecule A-like isoform X2: MMSLKTSSLLCLIFLLRITAALGTEWSVKYSQENLCALKGSTVIMNVTYTHPTRLTVKDRFWLINPVKGIKPTDLCNEPGYSGRVQYLTDGQNHFSLRLSDVKKTDEHMYYFRITTNEEKEKFMGYPGVTLNVTDPPKNVSVSISPSGEIVEGSSVTLTCSSDANPPAQNYTWYKVKESSPVGSGQSYRAGQSGQYYCEAQNEHGSDRSAAVSITFNDVSVMVYVAVGLGLFGLAALLSALFWLRSRRQKKKADEDEVLLLTRPHPLTMRILQL, encoded by the exons ATGATGTCCCTAAAAACATCTTCTCTGCTTTGTCTGATCTTTCTCCTGAGGATCACAG CAGCTCTGGGGACTGAATGGAGTGTGAAATACAGCCAAGAAAATCTCTGTGCTTTAAAAGGATCTACAGTGATTATGAAcgtcacttacacacacccaacacGTCTTACAGTGAAAGACAGGTTTTGGTTAATAAACCCAGTTAAGGGTATAAAGCCGACTGATCTGTGTAATGAACCAGGTTACTCAGGTAGAGTGCAGTATTTAACAGATGGACAGAATCACTTCTCCCTCAGACTGAGTGATGTGAAGAAAACAGATGAACACATGTACTACTTCAGAATCACAACaaatgaagagaaagaaaaattcaTGGGTTATCCTGGAGTTACACTCAATGTTACag ATCCTCCAAAGAATGTCTCAGTGTCCATCAGTCCCTCTGGTGAGATAGTGGAGGGCagttcagtgactctgacctgCAGCAGTGATGCTAACCCACCTGCACAGAACTACACCTGGTATAAGGTGAAAGAATCATCACCTGTAGGATCTGGACAGAGTTACAGAGCTGGACAGAGTGGACAGTACTACTGCGAGGCTCAGAATGAACACGGCTCTGACAGATCAGCTGCAGTGTCCATCACTTTTaatg ATGTTtctgtgatggtgtatgttgcTGTTGGACTTGGACTTTTTGGGCTTGCAGCTCTTCTCTCTGCACTCTTCTGGCTGAG AAGCAGGAGACAGAAGAAGAAggcagatgaagatgaag TCCTCCTGCTGACACGCCCACATCCTCTGACTATGAGAATATTGCA ACTTTGA
- the LOC131346893 gene encoding B-cell receptor CD22-like isoform X2: MMSLKTSSLLCLIFLLRITALGTEWSVKYSQRNLCALKGSTVFMNGTYTHPTRLTVKGFWLINPVKGIEPTDLCNEPGYSGRVQYLTDGQNHFSLRLSDVKKTDEHMYCFRIRTDTEKDKYTGYPGVTLNVTDHLDVQITPAEVTEGQSAVLTCKTTCSLTDPTFIWYKNSHHLTTKTSKRNEVRLQSVSSEDAGSYSCAVRGYEHHSPAQTLRVRYNPKNISVSISPSGEIVEGSSVTLTCNSDANPPVKTYTWYKQATSVGNEKTYTISKISSMDTGEYKCKCSNEVGHQESNSVTLNVLYPPKNVSVSISPSGEIVEGSLVTLTCSSDANPPVKTYTWYKQATSVGTEKTYTISNISSEDTGEYKCRCSNEIGHQESNSVSLNVLYPPKNVSVSISPSGEIVEGSSVTLTCSSDANPPVKTYTWFKGNSSIRTGNTYRINRIRSEDSGDYTCRAENKHGDQSSTAVSLNVLYPPKNVSVSISPSGEIVEGSSVTLTCSSDANPPVQNYTWYKVNESSPVGSGQSYRAVPSGQYYCEAQNKHGSERSAAVTVTLKGSQSVGVYAGLGVVLFVCICLTVTFLCIRRKKITGSRADQSLKQDNLYANIANPTNTVSDSASAHQDEVLYASVVHQRAVDPRKAESSAVKASASEDGEVQYASVRFKRTTTADYRPSNVEDPTVIYSRVK, from the exons ATGATGTCCCTAAAAACATCTTCTCTGCTTTGTCTGATCTTTCTCCTCAGGATCACAG CTCTGGGGACTGAATGGAGTGTGAAATACAGCCAACGAAATCTCTGTGCTTTAAAAGGATCTACAGTGTTTATGAAcggcacttacacacacccaacacGTCTTACAGTGAAAGGGTTTTGGTTAATAAACCCAGTTAAGGGTATAGAGCCGACTGATCTGTGTAATGAACCAGGTTACTCAGGTAGAGTGCAGTATTTAACAGATGGACAGAATCACTTCTCCCTCAGACTGAGTGATGTGAAGAAAACAGATGAACACATGTACTGCTTCAGAATCAGAACAGACACAGAAAAAGATAAATACACTGGTTATCCTGGAGTTACACTCAATGTTACAG ATCATCTTGATGTTCAGATCACTCCTGCAGAAGTGACAGAGGGACAATCAGCCGTTCTGACCTGTAAAACCACCTGCAGTCTGACTGATCCAACATTCATCTGGTACAAAAACAGCCATCATTTAACCACAAAGACCAGCAAGAGAAATGAAGTCCGTCTGCAGTCAGTCAGCAGTGAGGATGCAGGCAGTTATAGCTGTGCTGTAAGAGGATATGAACATCACTCTCCTGCTCAAACCCTCAGAGTCAGAT ATAATCCTAAGAACATCTCAGTGTCCATCAGTCCCTCTGGTGAGATAGTGGAGGGCagttcagtgactctgacctgCAACAGTGATGCTAACCCACCTGTGAAGACCTACACCTGGTATAAGCAGGCGACATCGGTAGGAAATGAAAAGACCTACACCATCTCCAAGATCAGCTCCATGGACACTGGAGAGTACAAGTGCAAGTGCAGTAATGAAGTCGGACATCAGGAGTCCAACAGTGTAACTCTGAATGTTCTCT ATCCTCCAAAGAATGTCTCAGTGTCCATCAGTCCCTCTGGTGAGATTGTGGAGGGCAGTTTAGTGACTCTGACCTGCAGCAGTGATGCTAACCCACCTGTGAAGACCTACACCTGGTATAAGCAGGCGACATCAGTAGGAACAGAAAAGACCTACACCATCTCCAACATCAGCTCTGAGGACACTGGAGAGTATAAGTGCAGGTGCAGTAATGAAATCGGACATCAGGAATCCAACAGTGTGTCTCTAAATGTTCTGT ATCCTCCAAAGAATGTCTCAGTGTCCATCAGTCCCTCTGGTGAGATAGTGGAGGGCagttcagtgactctgacctgCAGCAGTGATGCTAACCCACCTGTGAAGACCTACACCTGGTTTAAGGGAAATTCCTCTATAAGAACAGGAAACACCTACAGAATAAACAGGATCAGATCTGAGGACAGTGGAGATTACACATGCAGGGCTGAGAATAAACACGGAGATCAGTCATCTACTGCTGTGTCTCTGAATGTCCTGT ATCCTCCAAAGAATGTCTCAGTGTCCATCAGTCCCTCTGGTGAGATAGTGGAGGGCagttcagtgactctgacctgCAGCAGTGATGCTAACCCACCTGTACAGAACTACACCTGGTATAAGGTGAATGAAAGCTCACCTGTAGGATCTGGACAGAGTTACAGAGCTGTACCGAGTGGACAGTACTACTGCGAGGCTCAGAATAAACACGGCTCTGAGAGATCAGCTGCAGTAACTGTCACTTTAAaag GGTCCCAGAGCGTAGGTGTATATGCAGGTCTTGgtgttgttctgtttgtgtgcATTTGTCTGACTGTCACCTTCTTGTGTATAAG GAGAAAGAAAATTACTGGCTCAAGAGCAGACCAAAGTTTAAAACAG GATAATCTTTATGCCAACATAGCAAATCCAACCAACACTGTATCTGATTCAGCCTCAGCCCATCAGGATGAAGTTCTGTATGCCAGTGTTGTACACCAGAGGGCAGTTGATCCCAGGAAAGCTGAGAGTTCTGCTGTGAAAGCTTCTGCCTCTGAGGACGGGGAGGTTCAGTACGCTAGTGTTAGATTTAAACGCACCACTACTGCTGACTACAG gCCTTCCAATGTTGAGGATCCCACTGTAATCTACAGCAGAGTGAAATAA